A genome region from Colwellia sp. Arc7-D includes the following:
- a CDS encoding transporter associated domain-containing protein, with translation MSDDQPHSSNGSSNVSILNKIMQVFTGEPRNTDQLVEALNDAEDRELINPEIKQMIEGVLIVSDMRVRDIMIPRSQMITLDINEPLEKSLAIIVDSGHSRFPVINEDIDDVEGILLAKDLLAYGFNQVDEEFTISKVIRPAIIVPESKKVDPLLKEFRQQRYHMAIVVDEYGGVSGVVTIEDILELIVGEIEDETDDAMEEDIKYLAGQVYQVKALTDLTDFNNYFNFKFNESDADTIGGIVIQHFGHMPKKGEKITINKVIFKVTAADSRRIQTVQITVPKEHVVAGKVAD, from the coding sequence ATGAGCGACGACCAACCCCACTCTAGTAACGGTTCTTCAAATGTATCTATTTTGAATAAAATTATGCAAGTATTTACCGGAGAACCGAGAAACACAGACCAGCTAGTCGAAGCATTAAACGATGCCGAAGACCGCGAACTTATTAATCCCGAAATTAAGCAAATGATCGAAGGTGTACTCATAGTCTCTGACATGCGTGTACGCGATATTATGATCCCTCGCTCACAAATGATCACCTTAGATATTAATGAGCCGTTAGAGAAATCTCTAGCTATTATCGTTGATTCTGGTCATTCAAGATTTCCAGTAATTAATGAAGATATTGATGACGTTGAAGGTATCCTTTTAGCAAAGGATTTATTAGCATACGGCTTTAACCAAGTTGATGAAGAGTTCACCATTTCAAAGGTTATTCGACCAGCGATTATTGTTCCCGAAAGTAAAAAGGTTGACCCTCTTTTAAAAGAGTTTCGCCAACAACGCTACCATATGGCTATTGTTGTTGATGAATATGGTGGAGTTTCAGGGGTTGTTACCATCGAAGATATTCTAGAGCTGATCGTAGGCGAAATTGAAGACGAAACCGATGATGCAATGGAAGAAGACATTAAATACCTTGCCGGGCAAGTTTATCAAGTAAAAGCGCTGACCGATTTAACTGACTTTAACAATTACTTTAATTTCAAGTTTAATGAAAGTGACGCTGACACCATTGGCGGTATTGTTATTCAACACTTTGGTCACATGCCGAAAAAAGGTGAAAAAATCACCATCAATAAAGTCATATTTAAAGTCACCGCAGCTGATAGTCGACGTATTCAAACCGTGCAAATTACTGTACCAAAAGAACATGTTGTCGCAGGTAAAGTCGCCGATTAA
- the ybeY gene encoding rRNA maturation RNase YbeY produces MANDSTNIIVDLQIACDDKAIPEKIDFQRWVEAALVPYNKPFELTVRLVNIEESRELNHQYRGKDKATNVLSFPFDVPEGIELDLLGDLVICVDVVEQEAKEQQKNVNAHWAHMTVHGCLHLLGFDHIEDDEADEMEALETKIITGLGYPAPYEIN; encoded by the coding sequence ATGGCGAATGACTCGACTAATATTATTGTCGATCTACAAATAGCTTGTGATGATAAAGCTATTCCTGAAAAAATTGATTTTCAGCGCTGGGTAGAAGCCGCACTTGTCCCCTATAATAAGCCATTTGAACTAACCGTCAGATTGGTCAATATTGAAGAAAGCCGAGAGCTTAACCATCAATATCGAGGGAAAGACAAGGCAACTAATGTGCTTTCATTTCCGTTTGATGTGCCAGAGGGTATTGAACTCGACTTACTCGGTGATCTTGTCATTTGTGTTGATGTTGTTGAACAAGAAGCAAAAGAACAGCAAAAGAATGTTAATGCGCATTGGGCGCACATGACAGTACATGGCTGCTTACATTTACTCGGCTTTGATCATATTGAAGATGATGAAGCAGATGAAATGGAAGCACTAGAAACAAAGATAATAACGGGCTTGGGTTATCCTGCGCCCTATGAAATAAATTAA
- a CDS encoding PhoH family protein yields the protein MSKNTSINFELSPADNNRLANLCGPMDDNLKTIERRMGVEISYRSQEFKVTGKSLNTDAVKNLLIDLYLETEIVKGKSTTITPQMLHLAIVDAGALEAAPSKIDAKYDDMVTIKTKRGIIKPRNENQQSYVQNVITNDISFGVGVAGTGKTYLAVACAVDALERQEIRRILLTRPAVEAGEKLGFLPGDLSQKVDPYLRPLYDALFEMLGFEKVEKLIERNVIEVAPLAYMRGRTLNDAFIILDESQNTTVEQMKMFLTRIGFNSRAVITGDITQVDLPRGQKSGLRHAIEVLVDIPGVSFNFFQSKDVVRHPVVAHIVEAYEAFEQKENRLKVEKQQYREQQQKAEALARDSENKHGE from the coding sequence TTGAGTAAAAATACCAGTATTAACTTTGAATTATCTCCCGCCGACAATAATCGTTTGGCAAACTTATGTGGCCCAATGGATGACAATCTCAAAACCATCGAGCGTCGAATGGGTGTTGAAATTAGCTACAGAAGCCAAGAGTTTAAAGTAACAGGTAAAAGCTTAAATACCGATGCTGTTAAAAATCTTTTGATCGACCTATATCTTGAAACAGAGATAGTGAAAGGAAAATCAACCACCATTACGCCTCAAATGCTTCATTTAGCCATTGTAGATGCCGGAGCACTAGAAGCAGCGCCAAGTAAAATTGATGCTAAATACGACGACATGGTGACGATAAAAACCAAACGCGGCATTATTAAACCTCGCAATGAAAATCAGCAAAGCTATGTTCAAAATGTTATTACTAACGACATTAGTTTTGGTGTGGGCGTTGCAGGTACAGGTAAAACATACTTAGCCGTTGCTTGTGCAGTAGATGCATTAGAACGTCAAGAAATTAGACGTATTTTGTTAACACGTCCTGCTGTAGAGGCTGGCGAAAAACTGGGCTTTTTACCGGGTGATTTATCTCAAAAAGTAGACCCATATTTACGTCCCTTATACGACGCCTTATTTGAAATGCTGGGTTTTGAGAAAGTTGAAAAGCTTATTGAACGTAATGTTATCGAAGTAGCACCATTAGCTTACATGCGTGGTAGAACATTAAACGATGCCTTTATTATCCTTGATGAAAGTCAAAATACGACAGTAGAACAAATGAAAATGTTTTTAACCCGTATTGGCTTTAACTCACGTGCTGTGATCACTGGCGACATAACCCAAGTCGATTTACCACGTGGACAAAAATCAGGTTTACGTCATGCCATAGAAGTATTGGTCGACATTCCAGGTGTTAGTTTTAACTTTTTTCAATCTAAAGATGTTGTACGTCACCCTGTTGTAGCGCACATAGTTGAAGCTTATGAAGCTTTCGAACAAAAAGAAAATCGCTTAAAAGTAGAAAAACAACAATATCGCGAACAACAACAAAAAGCCGAAGCTTTGGCACGCGACAGTGAAAACAAACATGGCGAATGA
- the miaB gene encoding tRNA (N6-isopentenyl adenosine(37)-C2)-methylthiotransferase MiaB translates to MSKKLYIKTWGCQMNEYDSQKMAELLDSTHGFELAEEAEDADVILLNTCSIREKAQEKVFHQLGRWKNLKVKNPDLVIGVGGCVASQEGDAIRQRAPYVDMVFGPQTLHRLPEMIQQVTGNKGHVVDVSFPEIEKFDRLPEPKADGATAFVSIMEGCSKYCTFCVVPYTRGEEVSRPLDDVLYEIAQLSEQGVREVNLLGQNVNGYRGDSHDGSICRFSELLRLVATIDGIDRIRYTTSHPIEFTDDIIDVYADVPELVSHLHLPVQSGSDRILTQMKRGHTAIEYKSQIRKLKKVRPDICMSSDFIIGFPGETDDDFEATMNLITAVDFDLSFSFIYSARPGTPAADMVDDISDDIKKQRLQILQDRISQQALRIARNMLNTEQRILVEGPSKKNPMELRGRTENNRIVNFVAPHHVIGQFVDVNITDVYANSLRGELVRQESEMGLRIAHSPADILANSHHQGEQKDSAVNELGVATFTP, encoded by the coding sequence ATGAGTAAAAAGCTATACATCAAAACTTGGGGCTGTCAAATGAACGAGTATGACTCGCAGAAAATGGCAGAACTTTTAGACTCAACCCATGGCTTTGAACTAGCCGAAGAAGCAGAAGATGCTGATGTTATCTTGCTGAACACCTGCTCTATTCGCGAAAAAGCACAAGAAAAAGTTTTTCATCAGTTAGGCCGTTGGAAAAACCTAAAAGTAAAAAACCCTGATCTTGTCATTGGTGTAGGTGGCTGTGTTGCTTCGCAAGAAGGTGATGCTATTCGCCAACGTGCGCCTTATGTCGATATGGTCTTTGGTCCTCAAACATTGCATCGTTTACCGGAAATGATCCAACAAGTTACCGGAAATAAAGGTCATGTTGTTGATGTGAGCTTTCCTGAAATTGAAAAATTTGACCGCTTACCTGAGCCAAAAGCCGATGGTGCGACAGCCTTTGTGTCTATCATGGAAGGCTGTAGTAAGTATTGTACCTTCTGTGTTGTTCCTTATACCCGTGGTGAAGAAGTTAGCCGTCCACTAGACGATGTTTTATATGAAATTGCTCAACTTTCTGAGCAAGGTGTCCGTGAAGTTAACTTACTTGGGCAAAACGTAAACGGTTACCGTGGCGACTCACATGACGGTAGTATCTGTCGTTTTTCTGAGTTATTACGTTTAGTAGCTACGATTGACGGTATTGACCGTATTCGTTATACCACATCACATCCAATTGAATTTACCGATGATATTATCGATGTTTATGCTGATGTGCCTGAGCTTGTTAGCCACTTGCACTTACCTGTTCAAAGTGGTTCAGACCGTATTTTAACGCAAATGAAACGCGGCCATACCGCTATTGAGTACAAATCTCAAATACGTAAATTGAAAAAAGTGCGCCCTGATATTTGTATGTCATCTGACTTTATTATTGGTTTCCCTGGTGAAACTGATGACGACTTTGAAGCAACAATGAACTTAATTACTGCTGTAGATTTCGATTTAAGTTTTAGCTTTATTTACAGTGCTCGACCAGGAACGCCTGCAGCTGATATGGTTGATGACATTAGCGATGACATTAAAAAACAACGCCTGCAGATACTACAAGACCGTATAAGCCAACAAGCCTTACGTATAGCACGTAACATGCTTAATACCGAACAGCGTATTCTAGTTGAAGGTCCATCTAAGAAAAATCCAATGGAGCTTCGTGGTCGTACTGAAAACAATCGCATTGTTAATTTTGTTGCTCCACATCACGTTATTGGTCAATTTGTTGATGTTAACATTACCGATGTTTACGCCAACTCTCTTCGTGGCGAGCTCGTTCGTCAAGAAAGTGAAATGGGCTTACGTATTGCACATTCCCCTGCTGACATTTTGGCCAACAGTCATCACCAAGGCGAGCAAAAAGATAGCGCAGTGAATGAACTTGGTGTCGCAACGTTTACCCCTTAA